The DNA segment AAGAAAACAAAATAGAAGAAAAACCATGGGCCACAACAGGCATGGGAACAAGAAACAAAAGAAACATCATAAACTCATTAGAATTAGACCCGCAAATATTAGAAAAGCACAACATAGAAATATTCAAAAAATACCAAAAAGCAGCAAGAGAAGAAGTACGATACGAAATGACAAACTGCGAAGAAGCAGAAATAATACTAGTAGCATACGGCACAATAGCAAGAGTCGCCAAAAACGTAATCGAAATAGCAAAAAGAGAAAACATAAAAGTAGGCTTAATAAGGCCCATATCACTATGGCCATTTCCAGAAGAACCATTCAAAAAAACGAAAGACCACGTAAAAGCCTACCTAACCATAGAAATGAGCATGGGGCAGATGGTAGAAGACGTAAAACTAGCAGTCAACGGACAAAAAGAAGTCCACTTTTACGGGAGAGTAGGAGGAATGGTACCAGAACCCATGGCCATATTAGAAGAAATCAAGAAAATAAGGGGGAAAAAATGATGGCAGTAGTATTTCAAAAAACAAAAGGACTAACAGACACACCATTTCACTACTGTCCAGGCTGCACACACGGCATAGTCCATAGACTTGTAGCAGAAACAATGGAAGAATTAGGAGTATTAGACAAAGCAATAGGCGTTGCACCAGTAGGATGCGCCGTATTCGCCTACGAATACTTCAACTGCGACATGCAAGAAGCAGCCCATGGAAGAGCACCAGCAGTAGCCACAGGCATAAAAAGAGTACACCCCGACAAAATAGTATTCACATACCAAGGAGATGGAGACTTAGCAGCAATAGGAACAGCAGAAACAGTACACGCAGCAGCAAGAGGAGAAAACATAACAGTAATATTCATAAACAACGCCATATACGGCATGACAGGAGGACAAATGGCACCAACATCACTGATAGGGCAAGAAACCCTCACTACCCCGTATGGAAGAAAGCCAGAAACAAACGGATACCCAATAAAAATGTGTGAAATGCTGTCAACATTAGAAGGAGCAGCGTACATCGAAAGAGTATCAGTGTACGACGTAAAACACGTATTAAACGCCAAAAAAGCGATCAAAAATGCATTCAAAGCCCAAATAAACAAAAAAGGCTTTTCAATGATAGAAGTCCTGTCAAGCTGTCCAACAAACTGGGGCATGTCACCAAATGAAGCACTAAAATGGACAAAAGACAAGATGGAGCAATACTATCCATTAGGTGTATACAAAAACACCTTAGAGGAGGAAAAATAACATGGAAGAGCGGATCATATTTGCAGGATTTGGCGGACAGGGCATCATGTCGATGGGGCTTATAATGTCATACGCAGGAATGATGGATGGGAAAAACG comes from the Thermoanaerobacterium aotearoense genome and includes:
- a CDS encoding thiamine pyrophosphate-dependent enzyme, whose translation is MAVVFQKTKGLTDTPFHYCPGCTHGIVHRLVAETMEELGVLDKAIGVAPVGCAVFAYEYFNCDMQEAAHGRAPAVATGIKRVHPDKIVFTYQGDGDLAAIGTAETVHAAARGENITVIFINNAIYGMTGGQMAPTSLIGQETLTTPYGRKPETNGYPIKMCEMLSTLEGAAYIERVSVYDVKHVLNAKKAIKNAFKAQINKKGFSMIEVLSSCPTNWGMSPNEALKWTKDKMEQYYPLGVYKNTLEEEK